The DNA window TCAAAAGAAAAGTTGAAAAGCGTTTAAAAGGCGCTCCATTAACAGCATAACTTAACTTCAATTGAAAACATATATCATTATTGGAGGTAGTCGAGGTATTGGCAACGCAATAGTTCATACGCTACTTAAACATCATAAGGTGATTAATATTAGCAGAACAAAACCAGAGCTAGTGCACAACAACCTCATGCATTACAATTGTGACATTCTTACTGATGATTTACCAGAAATAGAAATAGCAGACGGCTTAGTCTATTGTCCTGGTAGTATCAATTTAAAACCGATAAATCGTTTAAACTTAGATGAATTTAGATCAGATTATGAAATAAATGTCATAGGTGCTGTAAAAGCGATTCAAAAGTATTTGACTATTATTAAAAATGGCAAAAACCCATCTATCATTTTGTTTAGTACAGTTGCTGCTAAATTAGGAATGCCATTTCATGCAAGTGTTGCAGCTGCTAAATCTGGAGTTGAAGGCTTAGTAAAATCATTAGGAGCAGAACTAGCTACCACACTTAGAATAAACGCTATTGCTCCTACTGTAACGAATACTGATTTAGCTTCAAAACTATTACGCAATGACAAAATGATTGAAAATATTGCAGAACGTCATCCAATGAAAAAATTCTTACAACCAGAAGATGTGGCTGGTATGGCTGAATTTTTATTATCCGAAAAATCAAGTTCAATTTCAGGACAAATCTTTGAAATGGATTGTGGAATCGTGAGTTTCAAATTATAATATGGATCAAACTTCTATTTACGATATCAAAATTAAGAACCTTAACGGAAAACCTTTAGAACTATCAAATTTTAAAGGCAAATACATTCTCTTTGTTAATGTCGCATCAAAATGTGGATTTACACCTCAATACAAAAGCTTGCAAGAACTATATGATAATTATAAGGACAAGCTTGTTGTCATCGGTATTCCTTGCAATCAATTTGGAAAACAAGAACCAGGAAATGCAAAAGCTATTGAATCCTTTTGTGAAATAAATTATGGTGTCACCTTTCCTATAACCGAAAAATTAGATGTAAAAGGAACCAACCAACACCCTTTATATACTTGGCTAACTCAAAAGCAATTGAATGGATCATCAAATTCTAGTGTCAAATGGAATTTTCAGAAATATCTAGTTGGTCCACAAGGTGAATTTATCAACTATTATTTTTCGTTGACGTCACCAACAAGTTCAAAAATCACTAAACACTTAAAATAGCTACTATTATGTTCGGATTATTTAAGACAAGTTCTGAAGCTGATAAACTTCAAAAAAAGTATAAAAAACTTATGAAAGAATGGCATACATTATCGACTACAAATAGATCTGAAAGCGATAAAAAATACGCTGAAGCCGAGAAGATTCAAGAACAAATAAAGCACTTACAAAACTAATGCTCATGAAGTTCTTCAAACCATTCATCATTTTCTTAATCATTAACTTTAGTGCTTTAGGTATTGGCTCTTTATTTATGGCTAATGGTCCAAAAGGCGATTGGTATATGCAGTTAGAAAAAGCACCTTGGACTCCTGAAGGATGGGTTTTTGGAGCCGCTTGGACCATCATAATGATTTGCTTTTCAATTTATATGGCATTTCTGTATTTAAAACGATTCACCAAAAAAGTAATAACACTTTTTATCATACAGTTTATCCTTAATATAAGCTGGAACCTTCTGTTTTTTAATCTGAAATTAGTTGATTTAGCTTTAGTTAATATCATATTACTTACCTTAATTGTGATTGCATTTCTCATTACTTATGCTAAAGATTTAAAAGGTAAATCGCTATTAATCTTACCTTATGCTATTTGGCTATGCATTGCCACTTCACTCAATCTATACATTTCATTATATAATTAATATGCTCTAAATGAAAATTTACAGGTTACATAAAAAGCAAAATTTACCTATATCAATTGATACCGCTTGGGAATTTTTATCCAATCCAAAAAACCTAAAAACAATAACACCAGATTATATGGGATTTCATATTCTCTCAGGAGCAGACAGGCCAATGTTTGCAGGACAAATCATTCAATATATTGTCACTCCAGTTTTAGGTATCAAAACAAAATGGGTGACTGAAATCACACATAGTGTAGACAAAAAGTATTTTGTTGATGAACAACGTTTCGGACCATATGCATTATGGCATCACAAGCATTTTATAAAAGAAATTGATGGAGGTGTTGAAATGGAAGACATTATAGATTATAAAGTCCCTTTCGGAATTTTAGGTCAACTCGTTCATCCATGTATTGTAAAACCAAAATTGGAAGAAATTTTCAATTATCGGACTAAAAAATTGGAAGAAATATACGGAACTTATAATTCATAAATCAATAGTATTTTAATGAAACAACCACTGAATATTTTCTGGTTTAGACGTGATTTACGTTTAGATGACAATGTTGGACTATTTAACGCATTAACAGACGAACACCCTGTATTACCTATTTTCATTTTTGATTCAGAAATCTTAAGCGAATTACCAGAAGATGATGCTAGAGTGACATTCATTCATGACACTTTACAAAACATGCTTATATCACTTCAAAATGACTATGGTAGTAGTTTAGCTATATTCCACGGAAAACCTATTGATATTTACAAGCAGTTAATTAACGACTATGAAATTCATTCTGTGTTTACAAATCACGATTATGAACCTTATGCGAAACAACGAGATTTAGAAATAAAAACCCTTTTATCTAATCATAATATTGAATTCAAAACATTCAAAGATCAAGTGATTTTTGAAAAAGATGACGTTGTAAAACAAGATGGAAAACCTTATTTGGTTTACACGCCTTATATGAAAGTTTGGAAGACACAGTTCAGATCTCAAAATCTAGAAATCTATGATACTACATCTCACTTCGGAAACCTTATTAAAAATTCAGAGTTCCCTAATCTAAGTCTCAGTGATATTGGGTTTACAGCATCAAAACAAAAGATTGCTCAATATTCTGTCTCGTCATCACTTATTCAAAACTATGAAGCCACAAGAAATTTCCCAGCGAAAGATGCTACATCACGATTAGGACCTCATCTACGCTTTGGAACGGTTAGCATTCGTAAAATGGTTCAAAAAGCTATTTCAGAATCCAATGAGGTGTTTTGGCAAGAATTAATTTGGAGAGAATTTTTCATGCAAATCTTATGGCATTTTCCACATACCGTTAAAGATGCTTTCAAATCGAAATACGATAGAATACAATGGCGTAATAATGAAACTGAATTTAAGCATTGGTGTGAAGGAAAAACAGGTTATCCGTTAGTAGATGCTGGAATGCGTGAACTCAACGAAACTGGCTTTATGCATAACAGAGTTCGGATGTTGGTTGGCAGCTTTTTATGCAAACATTTATTAATTGATTGGCGATTAGGCGAAGCTTACTTTGCTGAAAAATTACATGATTATGAAATGGCTAGTAATATTGGTAATTGGCAATGGGTTGCTGGTTCTGGTGTTGACGCTTCACCTTATTTTAGGATTTTCAATCCGACTACTCAAATACAGAAGTTTGACAAAAACCATAACTACATAAAAAAATGGGTTCCAGAATATCAAGACGTCTCCTATCCAGGACCAATGGTCGACCATAAAGAAGCTAGAGAGCGTTGTTTAAAAGTGTATAAGGAAGCTGTTAGCTAATTCAAGATTAACATTCTTTTTAAGTTTCATATTTCCTTTTTTATTAATTTTAGTGACAATCTAAAAATCGATTAAAAATGAACACAAATGATGTCGCTCAAAAATGGGCTCAAATGTGCAGAGAAGGTAAAAATCTAGACTGTATAAACGAACTTTACGCAGATAATGTTGTAAGCAAAGAAATGCCTGGAATGCCTGGAGAAGTTATTTCAGGAAAACAAAATGTATGGAATAAAAGCAAAGAGTGGTTAGATAGTGTTGAAGATTTTCATGCGAGTTCTATTAGCGAACCTGTAGTTGCTGGCAACTGGTTTACAGCAAAAATGGGATTTGATTGCACGTTTAAAGAACGCGGAAGACAGAAGATGGAAGAAGTATGCGTATATGAAGTAAAAGATGGCAAAATTGCAAGTGAGCAGTATTTTTATTCAATGGAATAACAGTCTTAATTAGTAATAAAAAAAGCCTCGAAAATTCGAGGCTTTTTTAATATTTATTATGAATAGAAATCAATTCCCTTCTACTCTAGTAATCTTAGCTCCAATAGCTCGTAAACGTTCGTCTATGTTTTCATAACCTCGATCAATTTGTTCAATATTATGAATGGTTGATGTTCCTTTAGCAGATAACGCTGCAATAAGTAAAGAGACTCCTGCTCTAATATCTGGCGACGTCATTGTTGTCGCTTTCAATGTCGATTTAAAATCATGACCAATAACTGTCGCTCTATGAGGATCACAAAGAATAATTTTTGCTCCCATATCTATTAACTTATCTACAAAGAATAATCGGCTTTCAAACATTTTTTGATGCACAACTGCTGCGCCTCTTGCTTGAGTTAAGACCGTTAGGATAATACTCAATAAATCTGGAGTAAATCCTGGCCATGGTGCATCAGAAACAGTTAAAATTGAACCATCAATATAATTCTGTACTTCATAACCATTAATGTGTGCAGGAATATGAATATCATCACCTTGACGTTCGATATTGATTCCTATTTTTCTAAAGACGCTTGGTATCTGACCTAAATCGTCCCAACTTACGTTTGTAATTGTCAGTTCACTTTTAGTCATAGCGGCTAAACCAATCCAACTTCCAATTTCAATCATATCTGGAAGCATTCTGTGCTCTGTTCCACCTAACTCATCTACACCTTCAATAATTAACATGTTAGAACCTACACCACTAATCTTTGCGCCCATTCTGTTGAGCATTTTACAAAGCTGTTGCAAGTATGGTTCACAAGCTGCATTGTAGATTGTGGTTGTTCCTTCTGCAAAAACAGCTGCCATAACAATATTAGCAGTTCCTGTCACAGAAGCTTCATCAAGGAGCATATACGCTCCTTTTAATTTTTTTGCTTCAACACCATAGAACAAATCTTCTTTATTATATCTGAATTTTGCTCCTAAATTTATGAAGCCTTCAAAGTGTGTATCCAAACGACGACGACCAATTTTGTCTCCTCCTGGTTTCGGAATGTATCCTTTACCAAAACGTCCTAATAACGGACCAACAATCATAATCGAACCTCTTAATCCTTTTCCGTCTTCTTTAAATTCTGCTGATTCAAGATAGTTTAGATTTACGTCATCTGCTTTGAATGTATAAGAGCCTTTTCCTACTTTATTGATTTTAACGCCTAACTTTTTAAGTAAAGCAATCAATTTATTGACATCAATAATATCTGGTATATTGTCGATTTTAACTTCTTCAGCAGTTAAAAGTACTGCACATAAAATTTGTAAAGCTTCATTTTTTGCTCCTTGAGGTTGTATTTTACCTTTTAATTGATGACCTCCTTCAATAATAAATGTTGACATGTACTAGCTATTAATAACGTTTCCTATTTCGGTTAGAATTATTTTTTTTGTGATGCGATTTCTTATTATTAGAGTTAGAATATTTCTTCTTGTTACGCATCAAACTTGTAGAGTCAGATAAGTCTTCAGCACCTTCTTTTAAGTTAATTTTACCATCAGATAATTCATATAAATGATTAAATATCACATAATCGTCAACGGTGTCTTTATTCCAATTTAAGAAACACTTCTTCATGTGATTAGCAATCGTATACACAAGTGCTTCTTTTAATTCACCTTCCTCCCAAGTATTTGCCACATCAATCATCGTCTTGATATTATTTCCGTAGAAACGATATTTAGGAAAATTTTGTGGATATT is part of the Psychroserpens ponticola genome and encodes:
- a CDS encoding glutathione peroxidase codes for the protein MDQTSIYDIKIKNLNGKPLELSNFKGKYILFVNVASKCGFTPQYKSLQELYDNYKDKLVVIGIPCNQFGKQEPGNAKAIESFCEINYGVTFPITEKLDVKGTNQHPLYTWLTQKQLNGSSNSSVKWNFQKYLVGPQGEFINYYFSLTSPTSSKITKHLK
- a CDS encoding SnoaL-like domain-containing protein: MNTNDVAQKWAQMCREGKNLDCINELYADNVVSKEMPGMPGEVISGKQNVWNKSKEWLDSVEDFHASSISEPVVAGNWFTAKMGFDCTFKERGRQKMEEVCVYEVKDGKIASEQYFYSME
- a CDS encoding Lacal_2735 family protein — encoded protein: MFGLFKTSSEADKLQKKYKKLMKEWHTLSTTNRSESDKKYAEAEKIQEQIKHLQN
- a CDS encoding TspO/MBR family protein, whose protein sequence is MKFFKPFIIFLIINFSALGIGSLFMANGPKGDWYMQLEKAPWTPEGWVFGAAWTIIMICFSIYMAFLYLKRFTKKVITLFIIQFILNISWNLLFFNLKLVDLALVNIILLTLIVIAFLITYAKDLKGKSLLILPYAIWLCIATSLNLYISLYN
- a CDS encoding DUF4290 domain-containing protein, translating into MIDDIEYNTEREHLIIPEYGRHLQKMVNYAKGLPTKEERNKVAKSIINVMGNLQPHLRDVPDFQHKLWDQLFIIADFELDADSPYPTTTKEELNEKPEPLKYPQNFPKYRFYGNNIKTMIDVANTWEEGELKEALVYTIANHMKKCFLNWNKDTVDDYVIFNHLYELSDGKINLKEGAEDLSDSTSLMRNKKKYSNSNNKKSHHKKNNSNRNRKRY
- a CDS encoding cryptochrome/photolyase family protein yields the protein MKQPLNIFWFRRDLRLDDNVGLFNALTDEHPVLPIFIFDSEILSELPEDDARVTFIHDTLQNMLISLQNDYGSSLAIFHGKPIDIYKQLINDYEIHSVFTNHDYEPYAKQRDLEIKTLLSNHNIEFKTFKDQVIFEKDDVVKQDGKPYLVYTPYMKVWKTQFRSQNLEIYDTTSHFGNLIKNSEFPNLSLSDIGFTASKQKIAQYSVSSSLIQNYEATRNFPAKDATSRLGPHLRFGTVSIRKMVQKAISESNEVFWQELIWREFFMQILWHFPHTVKDAFKSKYDRIQWRNNETEFKHWCEGKTGYPLVDAGMRELNETGFMHNRVRMLVGSFLCKHLLIDWRLGEAYFAEKLHDYEMASNIGNWQWVAGSGVDASPYFRIFNPTTQIQKFDKNHNYIKKWVPEYQDVSYPGPMVDHKEARERCLKVYKEAVS
- the murA gene encoding UDP-N-acetylglucosamine 1-carboxyvinyltransferase, yielding MSTFIIEGGHQLKGKIQPQGAKNEALQILCAVLLTAEEVKIDNIPDIIDVNKLIALLKKLGVKINKVGKGSYTFKADDVNLNYLESAEFKEDGKGLRGSIMIVGPLLGRFGKGYIPKPGGDKIGRRRLDTHFEGFINLGAKFRYNKEDLFYGVEAKKLKGAYMLLDEASVTGTANIVMAAVFAEGTTTIYNAACEPYLQQLCKMLNRMGAKISGVGSNMLIIEGVDELGGTEHRMLPDMIEIGSWIGLAAMTKSELTITNVSWDDLGQIPSVFRKIGINIERQGDDIHIPAHINGYEVQNYIDGSILTVSDAPWPGFTPDLLSIILTVLTQARGAAVVHQKMFESRLFFVDKLIDMGAKIILCDPHRATVIGHDFKSTLKATTMTSPDIRAGVSLLIAALSAKGTSTIHNIEQIDRGYENIDERLRAIGAKITRVEGN
- a CDS encoding SRPBCC family protein — protein: MKIYRLHKKQNLPISIDTAWEFLSNPKNLKTITPDYMGFHILSGADRPMFAGQIIQYIVTPVLGIKTKWVTEITHSVDKKYFVDEQRFGPYALWHHKHFIKEIDGGVEMEDIIDYKVPFGILGQLVHPCIVKPKLEEIFNYRTKKLEEIYGTYNS
- a CDS encoding SDR family NAD(P)-dependent oxidoreductase, which codes for MKTYIIIGGSRGIGNAIVHTLLKHHKVINISRTKPELVHNNLMHYNCDILTDDLPEIEIADGLVYCPGSINLKPINRLNLDEFRSDYEINVIGAVKAIQKYLTIIKNGKNPSIILFSTVAAKLGMPFHASVAAAKSGVEGLVKSLGAELATTLRINAIAPTVTNTDLASKLLRNDKMIENIAERHPMKKFLQPEDVAGMAEFLLSEKSSSISGQIFEMDCGIVSFKL